In a single window of the Leisingera daeponensis DSM 23529 genome:
- a CDS encoding cold-shock protein, which translates to MATGTVKWFNTTKGFGFIAPDGGSKDVFVHISAVERSGLTGLADNQKVTFDIEAGRDGRESAVNLQLA; encoded by the coding sequence ATGGCCACTGGCACCGTAAAATGGTTCAACACCACCAAAGGCTTCGGCTTCATCGCACCCGACGGCGGCAGCAAAGATGTGTTCGTTCACATCTCCGCAGTTGAGCGCTCCGGCCTGACCGGCCTGGCGGACAACCAGAAAGTCACCTTCGACATCGAAGCAGGCCGTGACGGCCGCGAGTCGGCGGTGAATCTGCAGCTGGCATAA
- a CDS encoding VOC family protein, with protein sequence MARVTGIGGVFIKARGDAKTLAAWYRDHLGLELEEFGGAVLNWQDDRAEDGGLTVWATADPDGTWFAPSTATFMINYRIDDMDGMIAQLSAAGISILQGPQTHENGRFAWVLDPEGNKVELWEPKLWDEKNKG encoded by the coding sequence ATGGCAAGAGTCACGGGAATTGGCGGCGTATTCATCAAGGCGCGCGGCGATGCCAAGACGCTGGCGGCATGGTACCGGGATCATCTGGGACTTGAGCTGGAGGAATTCGGTGGCGCCGTGCTCAACTGGCAGGACGACAGGGCAGAGGACGGCGGCCTGACTGTCTGGGCCACTGCCGACCCGGACGGCACATGGTTCGCCCCCAGCACCGCAACGTTCATGATCAACTACCGGATCGACGACATGGACGGCATGATCGCGCAGCTGTCCGCGGCGGGCATTTCCATCCTGCAGGGGCCGCAAACCCATGAAAACGGCCGCTTTGCCTGGGTGCTGGACCCCGAAGGCAACAAAGTGGAGCTTTGGGAGCCCAAACTCTGGGATGAAAAGAACAAAGGCTGA